One window of Bactrocera tryoni isolate S06 chromosome 2, CSIRO_BtryS06_freeze2, whole genome shotgun sequence genomic DNA carries:
- the LOC120767463 gene encoding dedicator of cytokinesis protein 7 isoform X5, with protein MLSLTEPVEPLDYEEFLTQHMNILNRDPLKHILDFPPTDVAVKIIPRKIRTIEHVVPKENIAELPLYVQECVNCYTRPWKVVEYAQRHYSSSCCSRERIDRGTISPSAYQQEFEIDKEFTSFDENLTDKSDSCTPSSRQSIASLSSVSSCTDTLTPRGSWASFDLRRSVNDPLIPNLLDDVPPEQIDQTNESRRQEDRQEALFSLYPEADPEDVIERRLPAEIPMEHLGHRILVKCLQLRLELEVEPIFATMAIYDAKERKKISENFYFDMNSDNLKRMLSTHVRCADASTQSRAGIFEITYPSSDIFLVIRLEKVLQGDIKDSVEPYLKDDKDKYREKAKSNAADFCERLGKYRMPFAWTGIYLNSIFNGENVENKDAVAANAEKDTTIGGNLTSAVSSNSLDRKASTSSFDQLRRKANDMSGTLTRRGSLERKEKRRSWSLDDFANVIETFRPITITVSSFFKQESDKMKDEDLYKFLAELKRPSNAMKKYKCIPGSIKLEILPCPEEVKNALTPELAKVDPYPEDKTRPIKEILEFPSTAIYNPHYTYRNLLFVSPKELNFSSRAGSARNIAVRVQLMAGETQMDAVNAIYGKSSCPEYASEAFTAVNYHNKCPTFYDEIKFALPANIKQNHHLFFTLYHVSCQKKPQEVQPSVETPVGYTWLPLLQDGKLKVGEFQLPVMVETPPENYSFIPPNVHLPGTKWLDNHRPVFTITVDAVTAVHTLDPHLDGFFLTCDYLDSRKIPPRIGEGNMENEMKKALLEIASAEREPLVKNLHLVLDKLIELLVTAYKIGGQPISLGSTVFEMLCMVSANLSILNDDLVVDQYGRQALLSTYVQFQCRIPHPFGGKRRITYSRSNAEEISANAAETYSLYENVSIGRSLDRKEHTLELSPTFSSRDGQIRLLHEELALHWVVASGKATELAMSNSWFLFELIVKSMIEHLDYSSALTAPRKQRFPHQFTDDISTLVHLVTTKVVGYHSEEPKLAQSLNASLGFFIFDLFSIMDRGFVFGLIKTYYKVLISKNASIPDLMNYKIDFLRIVCSHEHFVALNLPFGTPYTTVSAPCSPTPSTTSSNSQTSYSSMERALHADLSADFRQQHFLVGLVLSDLATVLEVPNPQLHGKAIRCIRNLMTSHDLDPRYSEVEARARVASLYLPLLGVVMDVIPQLHAYLTDTNDRLQSMGLLEDYQGPHQSLSTSTINTDFNYANSGNRTYNYLNEQIKNKSQLSSENTRHLLACCIWVLKNLERSVLYRWLLGLNPHRVHQMLQLLNTCIPCFEYKGQKRLPSLKRNTQSFRKPTDLKEKLEECIRGTNSARYDLINRRKDRNSTEKFRWRKDQMPYRSQFYDNATKADPELELNHFIEGSLATEIALIILDALEIIVQVATNSEMHHNLLGTVLKVMLHALSRNQSTLSLQNLFASQRSLIFKFPNLLFDEETDICADLCFLLLKHCGSLLPAIRSQASASLYLLMRQNFEIGNNFARVKMQVTMSLSSLVGTSPAFSEQSLRRALKTVLVYAESDQDLQETSFPEQVQDLLFNLHMILSDTVKMKEYQEDPEMLLDLMHRIAKGYQNNPDLRLTWLENMAKKHRERANHTEAAMCYVHSAALVAEYLSMLESQTHLPVGAVSFQRVTPNALMESAVSDDVLSPGEDGICLGNHFTESGLKVLLEEASNSFQIAGMYEAMNEVYKILTPICEANRDFQKLGKIHGKLQEAFNRIAQLQGKRVFGTYFRVGFYGTKFGDLDQQEFIYKEPTLTKLPEIFSRLQNFYADRFGPDSVHIIKDSNSVDINSLDPEKAYIQITYVEPYFETYELRHRETYFERNFNIKRFIFATPFTKSGKAHGDLHEQCKRKTILTTANHFPYVKTRIQVIARQQIILEPIEVAIEDIHKKTAELAAATNQEPADPKILQMVLQGCIGTTVNQGPMEMATVFLANLSDGVTVPTKHQNKLRLCFREFSKRCADALKKNRNLISSDQKDYQRELERNHERFVERLTPLITLTAAQAQGVVKANANIYKSTPLKCVADYFK; from the exons ATG CTTTCGCTTACGGAACCCGTTGAGCCGTTGGATTATGAAGAATTTCTCACACAACACATGAACATATTGAATAGGGACCCACTGAAGCATATACTTGATTTTCCACCTACTGATGTGGCTGTTAAAATCATTCCGCGTAAGATACGCACCATCGAACATGTTGTGCCAAAGGAAAATAT cGCCGAACTACCACTGTATGTGCAGGAATGCGTGAATTGTTATACACGTCCATGGAAAGTAGTCGAATACGCACAGCGTCACTACTCCAGTTCCTGTTGTTCACGCGAGCGCATCGACCGTGGCACCATCAGTCCATCTGCCTATCAGCAAGAGTTTGAGATCGACAAAGAATTCACCTCTTTCGATGAGAACCTAACAGACAAAAGCGATAGTTGCACACCCAGTTCACGACAATCAATCGCCAGTTTGTCGTCAGTTAGTTCATGCACAGATACATTGACGCCGCGCGGCTCTTGGGCTAGTTTTGATTTGCGACGTTCAGTAAATGATCCACTAATACCAAATTTATTAGATGATGTGCCACCGGAACAAATTGATCAAACGAATGAGTCTCGTCGACAAGAAGATCGACAGGAAGCACTCTTTTCACTTTATCCTGAAGCTGATCCAGAGGATGTTATCGAACGACGTTTACCAGCTGAAATACCCATGGAACATTTGGGTCATCGCATACTGGTGAAATGTTTGCAGTTACGACTGGAATTAGAAGTGGAACCAATTTTCGCCACAATGGCAATCTACGATGCGAAAGAGCGTAAAAAGATATCTGAAAATTTCTACTTTGATATGAATTCAGATAATTTGAAACGTATGCTCAGCACACATGTGCGTTGCGCAGACGCAAGTACACAAAGTCGTGCAGGCATTTTTGAGATAACATATCCGAGTAGCGACATATTTCTAGTCATACGTTTGGAAAAAGTATTACAGGGTGATATCAAAGATTCAGTGGAACCGTATTTAAAAGACGACAAAGATAAATATCGCGAGAAAGCCAAATCGAATGCTGCTGATTTCTGTGAGCGTTTGGGTAAATATCGTATGCCATTCGCATGGACTGGTATTTACTTGAATAGCATATTTAATGGTGAGAATGTGGAAAATAAAGATGCTGTTGCTGCTAATGCAGAGAAAGACACCACAATTGGTGGTAATTTAACGTCAGCCGTGAGCTCTAACAGTTTAG atcgCAAAGCATCCACTAGTAGTTTTGATCAACTACGCCGTAAAGCGAACGATATGAGCGGCACATTAACGCGCCGGGGTTCGCTAGAACGCAAAGAGAAGCGGCGATCCTGGTCACTGGATGACTTCGCAAATGTCATTGAAACTTTCCGACCCATAACGATCACAGTATCTAGTTTCTTCAAACAA GAATCGGATAAAATGAAGGACGAAGACCTCTACAAATTTTTAGCCGAGTTGAAACGTCCCAGTaatgcaatgaaaaaatataaatgcataccCGGTTCAATAAAACTGGAAATTTTACCTTGTCCCGAAGAGGTGAAAAACGCTTTAACACCCGAATTAGCCAAAGTCGATCCTTATCCCGAAGATAAAACGCGTCCAATCAAGGAAATATTGGAATTTCCTTCCACCGCTATCTATAATCCACATTACACATACCGCAATTTGCTCTTCGTCTCACCAAAAGAGTTGAATTTCTCCTCACGCGCCGGTTCGGCACGCAACATCGCTGTACGCGTACAATTGATGGCCGGTGAAACACAAATGGATGCAGTAAATGCCATTTATGGCAAATCTTCATGTCCAGAATATGCCAGCGAAGCCTTCACTGCGGTCAACTATCATAACAAATGTCCAACATTCTATGATGAAATCAAATTTGCACTACCAgcgaatattaaacaaaatcatCATCTCTTCTTTACGCTCTACCATGTTTCGTGTCAAAAGAAACCGCAAGAGGTGCAACCCTCTGTTGAAACGCCCGTTGGTTACACGTGGCTGCCTCTGCTGCAGGATGGCAAATTGAAAGTGGGCGAATTTCAATTGCCTGTCATGGTGGAAACACCACCAGAGAATTATTCATTCATACCACCGAATGTACACTTACCCGGCACTAAATGGCTGGATAACCATCGTCCCGTCTTTACGATAACAGTGGATGCTGTTACGGCAGTACACACATTGGATCCACACTTGGACGg TTTCTTTCTCACATGCGATTATTTGGATTCACGCAAAATACCGCCACGCATTGGTGAGGGCAATATGgagaatgaaatgaaaaaagcaCTGCTGGAGATTGCTAGTGCTGAGCGTGAACCATTGGTGAAGAATCTGCATTTGGTTTTGGATAAATTAATAGAGCTTTTAGTGACGGCCTATAAAATTGGCGGTCAACCAATTTCACTAGGTTCGACCGTCTTCGAAATGCTTTGTATGGTGTCGGCAAATCTCTCG ATACTAAACGATGACTTGGTGGTGGATCAGTATGGCCGTCAGGCTTTACTCTCCACCTACGTACAGTTCCAATGCCGCATACCACATCCATTTGGTGGCAAGCGACGCATAACTTACAGTCGCAGTAATGCCGAAGAGATATCGGCTAATGCCGCCGAAACATACAGTCTCTACGAAAATGTATCCATTGGACGCAGTTTGGATCGCAaag agcACACGCTAGAATTGTCGCCCACATTTAGTAGTCGCGATGGTCAAATCCGCTTGCTACATGAAGAATTGGCATTACATTGGGTCGTGGCCAGCGGCAAAGCAACCGAACTGGCAATGTCCAATTCGTGGTTTCTCTTCGAATTGATTGTCAAATCCATGATTGAGCATTTAGATTACAGCAGCGCTTTGACTGCACCACGCAAACAACGTTTCCCGCACCAATTTACCGATGACATTTCGACACTTGTGCATTTGGTAACCACTAAAGTGGTGGGCTATCACAGTGAGGAACCGAAGTTGGCGCAATCGCTAAATGCCAGCTTGGGTTTCTTCATATTCGATCTGTTTAGCATAATGGATCGCGGTTTTGTGTTTGGTCTCATCAAAACTTATTATAAAGTCTTGATATCGAAGAATGCCTCCATACCGGACTTAATGAATtacaaaatcgactttttacgcATAGTATGCAGTCATGAGCACTTTGTGGCATTGAATTTGCCTTTCGGCACGCCCTACACCACTGTATCAGCGCCCTGCAGTCCAACGCCGAGCACCACGTCGAGCAATAGTCAAACTTCTTAT AGTTCCATGGAGCGCGCTTTGCACGCGGATTTGAGCGCCGATTTTCGTCAACAACATTTTCTTGTCGGTTTGGTTTTGAGCGATTTGGCGACAGTTCTTGAAGTGCC CAATCCCCAGCTGCACGGTAAAGCCATACGTTGCATACGCAATCTGATGACGTCACACGATTTAGATCCACGCTACAGTGAAGTGGAGGCGCGTGCACGTGTAGCTTCGCTATATTTGCCCCTACTGGGCGTCGTCATGGATGTTATACCACAACTACACGCATATCTCACTGATACAAACGATCGTCTGCAAAGCATGGGTTTATTGGAGGACTATCAGGGTCCCCACCAAAGTCTTTCCACATCCACAATTAACACCGATTTCAATTACGCTAACTCTGGCAATCGCACCTATAACTATCTCAATGAgcagataaaaaataaatctcagTTGAGTAGCGAAAACACACGACATTTGCTCGCTTGTTGCATCTGGGTTCTGAAGAATCTGGAACGTAGCGTCTTATATCGCTGGTTGCTCGGTCTCAATCCGCATCGGGTGCATCAAATGCTGCAGTTATTAAACACCTGTATACCTTGCTTCGAGTATAAAGGTCAAAAGCGTTTGCCATCACTCAAACGTAATACGCAGAGTTTTCGTAAACCGACCGACCTTAAGGAAAAACTGGAGGAATGCATACGTGGCACGAATTCGGCGCGTTATGATCTCATCAACAGACGTAAAGATCGCAATTCGACGGAGAAATTTCGTTGGCGCAAAGATCAGATGCCATATCGCTCGCAATTCTATGACAACGCCACCAAAGCGGACCCCGAACTCGAACTGAATCATTTTATCGAAGGCTCACTGGCCACCGAGATCGCATTGATTATTTTGGATGCTTTGGAAATCATTGTACAAGTTGCCACCAACTCGGAAATGCACCACAATCTCTTGGGTACAGTGTTGAAAGTGATGCTCCATGCGTTGTCGCGTAATCAAAGCACATTATCGCTACAAAATCTGTTCGCCTCTCAACGTTCATTGATTTTCAAATTCCCCAATTTACTGTTCGACGAAGAGACGGACATCTGTGCAGATCTATGTTTCTTACTATTGAAGCATTGCGGGTCATTGCTGCCGGCTATACGCTCACAGGCTTCGGCATCACTGTACTTGCTCATGCGGCAGAACTTCGAGATCGGAAAT AACTTTGCCCGCGTTAAAATGCAAGTGACTATGTCGCTCAGCTCGCTGGTCGGTACTAGCCCTGCATTCAGCGAGCAATCTTTACGTCGCGCGCTGAAAACTGTACTCGTCTACGCCGAATCCGATCAGGATCTACAAGAAACTTCGTTTCCCGAACAAGTTCAAGATCTTCTCTTCAATTTGCACATGATACTTTCCGATACCGTTAAAATGAAAGAGTACCAAGAGGATCCTGAAATGCTGCTCGATCTCATGCATCGCATTGCCAAAGGTTATCAAAACAATCCAGACTTACGGCTCACCTGGTTGGAGAATATGGCGAAGAAACATCGTGAGCGCGCCAATCACACCGAAGCAGCCATGTGCTATGTACATTCGGCGGCGCTGGTTGCTGAATATCTCAGTATGTTGGAGTCGCAAACGCACTTACCCGTTGGCGCCGTTAGCTTTCAACGTGTCACACCAAATGCGCTCATGGAGTCAGCCGTTTCAGATGATGTACTAAGTCCTGGCGAAGATGGCATTTGTTTGGGCAATCATTTTACCGAAAGTGGACTGAAAGTGTTGCTGGAAGAAGCATCGAATTCATTCCAAATCGCTGGCATGTACGAGGCCATGAATGAggtgtataaaattttaacaccCATTTGTGAGGCGAATCGAGATTTTCAGAAATTGGGCAAAATTCATGGTAAACTTCAAGAGGCCTTCAATCGCATCGCACAACTGCAGGGAAAACGTGTATTTGGCACGTACTTCCGTGTGGGGTTCTATGGCACGAAATTCGGTGATTTGGATCAGCAAGAATTCATTTACAAGGAACCAACGCTAACTAAATTACCAGAAATATTTAGTCGCTTGCAG AATTTTTATGCCGATCGTTTTGGCCCTGACTCAGTCCACATAATCAAAGACTCTAATTCTGTGGACATTAATTCATTGGATCCCGAAAAGGCTTACATACAGATAACCTACGTGGAACCGTACTTCGAAACTTATGAGCTGCGTCATCGTGAAACCTACTTCGAGCGTAATTTCAATATAA AACGTTTTATATTCGCCACGCCATTTACCAAATCCGGCAAAGCCCATGGCGACCTACACGAGCAGTGCAAACGTAAAACCATACTAACCACAGCCAATCACTTTCCCTACGTAAAGACACGGATACAAGTGATCGCGCGACAACAAATCATACTGGAACCAATTGAAGTGGCTATAGAGGACATACACAAGAAGACTGCTGAACTTGCAGCAGCTACCAATCAAGAACCGGCCGAtccgaaaatattacaaatggtTTTGCAAGGTTGCATCGGCACCACAGTCAATCAGGGACCTATGGAAATGGCTACAGTTTTTCTCGCGAATCTTTCTGATGGCGTAACGGTACCAACCAAACATCAAAATAAGCTGAGACTTTGTTTCCGTGAATTCTCCAAACGTTGTGCCGACGCATTGAAGAAGAATCGTAATTTAATATCGAGCGATCAAAAGGACTATCAGCGAGAATTGGAACGAAATCATGAGCGTTTTGTGGAGCGTTTAACACCATTGATAACGCTAACGGCCGCACAGGCGCAGGGAGTTGTGAA agCCAATGCTAACATCTATAAAAGTACACCCTTAAAATG TGTTGCGGATTATTTTAAGTAA